The sequence below is a genomic window from Streptomyces pactum.
GTGGTGGTGCAGAGCTGTTCGGGCCCGCCGCGTCGCGGGGCCGGGCGTCCCGCGGGGGAGGGCCGGCCGGGTCGCGCCGGGCCGCCGTGCCGGTTCAGCCGAGCACGCGGAGCGCCGGCACCAGCGCGATCAGGACCGGAACCACCGGGACGAGCGCCGCCGCGGCGGTCAGCCGGCGCCGCCGCCACACCGGCAGCCGGGCGGCGGGGGCGAGCAGCCGGTCCACCCGCCGCGGGACCTCGGCGAATTGCGCCGGGCAGGGGCCGAACACGCCGCGGTCCTCGTTGAGTTCGACCAGCGCCAGGGCGGTGGTCAGCCGTCCGAAACGGCGCGACGCCGCGTCGTCCGCGGCCAGTTCCACCAGCCGGTGCACCTGGTCGCGGAACGCCGCGAAGACCGGTACCTGCGGGAAGCCGGTGGCCAGCGCGGAGGCGCAGTGCAGCAGCCAGTCGTGCCGGGCCCGGGCGTGCCCCTGCTCGTGGGCGAGCACCGCGTCCAGCTGACGGCCCCTGAGGCGGCGCAGCGCGGCGGTGGTGATGACCAGCCGGGGTGTCGCCCCGGGCAGCCACCAGGCGCCGGGCCGGTCGCCCTCCAGGACCACCAGCCGGTCGGCCCGGGGCTCCTCGCCCGGCAGCAGCGGGGCGCGGACCAGGAGTTCGGCGCGCCGCTGCCGGCGCCGGGCCCGGGCCCGCATGATCTCTCGGCCCAGCATCACCGCGGTCCAGCCCGCGCCGCAGGCGAGGGCGATCGCCACCGGACCGGCCCAGCGGTCGTAGGCGGTGAGCGCGTAGGACTCCACCACACCGGCCGGGGCGGGGGCGAAGACATTGCCCCGGACCGCTTCGGACGCCGCGGCGGCGCTCAGCGCCATGGCCAGTCCGCAGCACATCAGCACACCCACCACCACGCACTGCCACAACCACAGTGCGAGGACGGGTTCGCGGTCGAGCCAGTCGGAGCGGGCCAGCAGGCGCGGCGCCAGTGCCGCGGCCAGAGCACCAAGGACCAGCAGCGCGAGCGGGACCATCATGCCGCCAGCCTATGAGCGTGGCGCCGCGCCCGGGTATGGAGATGCCGGGAAGTGACGCACGCCACGGTATCCATCCCGTCCACGCCGGCCCGGGGCGGCCGGGATGCCCGCCCACGCGCGGCCGGCCTCGGCCGTGGGGCGGTGGCGGGAGAGCGGCCGCGGCCACGGAACGGTGGCGGGCGGGTGGCCGGGGCGCTCACATGGTCAGCAGCATCCCGCACATGGCGACGCTCATCGCCAGCCGGCAGGCCGCGGCGAGTTCGGGGCGTTCGGTCAGCGCCACCGCGCCCGGCGCCGGTCCGGCCGCGGCCACCGGCACCAGCCGCAGTCCGGCCCGCACCGCGTACCCGGCGAAGTACCCGAGGAGGACGGCGGTGAGGACGAGGGAGGGGC
It includes:
- a CDS encoding M56 family metallopeptidase gives rise to the protein MMVPLALLVLGALAAALAPRLLARSDWLDREPVLALWLWQCVVVGVLMCCGLAMALSAAAASEAVRGNVFAPAPAGVVESYALTAYDRWAGPVAIALACGAGWTAVMLGREIMRARARRRQRRAELLVRAPLLPGEEPRADRLVVLEGDRPGAWWLPGATPRLVITTAALRRLRGRQLDAVLAHEQGHARARHDWLLHCASALATGFPQVPVFAAFRDQVHRLVELAADDAASRRFGRLTTALALVELNEDRGVFGPCPAQFAEVPRRVDRLLAPAARLPVWRRRRLTAAAALVPVVPVLIALVPALRVLG